A stretch of DNA from Anaerobacillus isosaccharinicus:
AGCTTTCACAATCTCAACTAAAGTGGCACTCATAAAATAATCCCCTTTTCAAAAGTTCTAATTTAATAGTTTAAATTTTCTGTTAATTCATTTTAAGGCTACTTTCGTTCGTAGACAAGTGAAACTTTTGTATATTCTTGAAAATTTTTTGAAAAATTCATAAATTATTCAACTTTTCCGCTTTGCCCCGTTACTCAGATAAACTTCTTTAAAGTATAAACGAAAAACCTTAAAGAAAAAAGTATTTCTTCAAGGTTTTTTAAAAATAATTTTAAATATTCAGTTTAAGGGCTACTGGACAATGATCACTACCCAATGTGTCACAGTGAATTTCTGCATCCTCGATTAGTGCCTTTAATTGATTTGAAACAATAAAATAATCAATTCTCCAACCAATATTACGCTCTCTCACTTTGTTCATGTATGACCACCAAGTGAATACATCTTCTTGCTCGGGATAAAGATAACGGAATGAATCGACGAATCCAGTTTGAAGGAGGACTGACAGTTTCCCCCGTTCTTCATCAGTAAAGCCGGAATTGCCTCGATTTGATTTGGCATTTTTTACATCAATCTCCGCATGGGCTACATTTAAGTCTCCACACAAGATTACAGGCTTTTGGCCTTCTAGTTCAGTCAAGTAATCACGAAAATCATCTTCCCATCTAATGCGATAACCGAGTCTCGCTAAATCACGCTTTGAATTTGGTGTATAGACATTCACTAGATAAAATTTTTCAAACTCTAACGTTATGACTCTACCTTCTTGATCGTGTTCTTCCATACCAAGTCCGTATTGAACATTCATTGGCTCAACTTTTGAAAAAATCGCCGTACCAGAGTACCCTTTCTTCACAGCATAATTCCAATACTGATGATAGCCTTCAAGCTCTAGTTCAATTTGACCTTCTTGTAATTTTGTTTCTTGAACTGAAAAAATGTCTGCATTCACTTCACGAAAATAATCTAAAAATCCTTTTTTTACACAAGCTCTAAGTCCATTTACATTCCAAGAAATTAATTTCATATTTTAAGAGAAAGCTCCTCGCTATAATAGATTTCACATTTTTAGATTATACTCTATAAGAGAAGTTTCTAAAAGGAAGACGCCCTTTGCGGCGAGTAACTAAGCTAAACACGGTGAGTATGATCTTTTTTGTGTTATGATATTGAAAACAGAATGAAAGGATGTTTATAATGAGTCAAAAATTCGAAATTGGACAGTTAGTGACTGGCATTTATAAAACAGGAAAATACATTGGGGAGATTACGATGGTCAAGGAAGCCAATTACGTCATGCGGGTGTTAGCAGTAATCAATCACCCAACCCAAGGCGATTTACATAACCCAAATCAAGTAGAAGGAGTCTTCTTCCACGAGCGCCGCGCCCTAGCTCACCGCGAGCAAGTCAACATTCCAAGTGTATATGTGAAGCCTTTTGAAGGTGAGCTTCCTTCTTATGAAGATTCGTTACGAACTGCACTAGATAAAGATTTCGCCGAGCTTGAAGCTGATGGCTCTCCCTTTGCCGAGAAATGCATCGAAGTGTTAAGAGGATTAGAGAAAGATTACTTTAAGTAATCTTGTCGTTGTTTTACTCACGTGGCTGACGAAATAACGGACATACGTTCCGCTATTTATGAAAAAAATGCAATTTTTGAAAATTATCGGACATACGTTCCGCTATTCTTGTTAAATAGGGCATGTTTCCCCCTTTTTTCGATAAATAGCGGATCTGAGGTCCGTTAGCATTAGTTATATTGATGAATTCACCAAAATAACGGAACTCATGTCCGTTAGCTTTGAATTTCTCCAAATCAGCGGATCTCTACTCCGTTACTATCTCCACCTGATGATATTCAACCCCATCGATTATAGCAGCGCCATTAAAAAAGTCCACTTCCTCGGACTTTTTTGCTTTTAGACCCTTGAAGACCATTCTGGATAAATTTTCAAAAACTCCTTGTAAAGTTTAAGTTGGTGTGGAACAATATTCCTATTGCACTTTACAATGAACACTTAATAGGAGCTGAAAAAATGAAAACGTGGGCTTTCGTCTCAGACTTTGATGGAACTATTTCTAAAGAAGATTTTTATTGGTTAGTGATCAATAAGTATTTCCCTGAAGGTCAGGGGTTATTTGATAAATGGAAACGGGCTGAACTGTTGGATATCGATTTTCTTAGTCAAGTTTTCGCTTCTATCCACCAAGATGAAGAACAAATCATCGCTGATATCCTTTCAATCTCAATCGATGAGCATGTACCTAGCTTCATCAAAAAGGTACAGGAAAACAACGGTGATTTCTATGTCTTAAGTGCTGGTACAGACTACTACATTCACCATATCTTAAAGCAATACGGGATTGAAAATGTAAAAGTATTTTCAAATGAAGGATATTTCCGAGAAAAAAATGTCTTCATGAACATCGATGAAACGCATCGTCATTACTCGAAACGTTATGGGATTGATAAGACTAAAGTTATTCTCGAATTAAAAGAGCAATATGAGCACATTTATTTTAGTGGTGATAGTGAACCAGATAGTCATCCTGCTGCTTATGCAGACATCACCTTTGCTAAAGATGCACTACAAGATATTTTACGAGAAAAGAACATTCCCTTTGTCGCTGTAGATACATTTAAGGAAATAGAAACATACTTGATTGAAAAAGGAGTGCTGTCATAAATGCTATCTCCTGTAACAAGTGTGCCTATCCCTGCAATCCTAGAAATAAAAAATGGTGCGGTCACACGTCTTGGGCACATTTTAAAAAAGCATGACTTTTCAAATGCGGTCATCATTTTTGATGATTT
This window harbors:
- a CDS encoding exodeoxyribonuclease III translates to MKLISWNVNGLRACVKKGFLDYFREVNADIFSVQETKLQEGQIELELEGYHQYWNYAVKKGYSGTAIFSKVEPMNVQYGLGMEEHDQEGRVITLEFEKFYLVNVYTPNSKRDLARLGYRIRWEDDFRDYLTELEGQKPVILCGDLNVAHAEIDVKNAKSNRGNSGFTDEERGKLSVLLQTGFVDSFRYLYPEQEDVFTWWSYMNKVRERNIGWRIDYFIVSNQLKALIEDAEIHCDTLGSDHCPVALKLNI
- a CDS encoding kinase-associated lipoprotein B; protein product: MSQKFEIGQLVTGIYKTGKYIGEITMVKEANYVMRVLAVINHPTQGDLHNPNQVEGVFFHERRALAHREQVNIPSVYVKPFEGELPSYEDSLRTALDKDFAELEADGSPFAEKCIEVLRGLEKDYFK
- a CDS encoding MtnX-like HAD-IB family phosphatase; the encoded protein is MKTWAFVSDFDGTISKEDFYWLVINKYFPEGQGLFDKWKRAELLDIDFLSQVFASIHQDEEQIIADILSISIDEHVPSFIKKVQENNGDFYVLSAGTDYYIHHILKQYGIENVKVFSNEGYFREKNVFMNIDETHRHYSKRYGIDKTKVILELKEQYEHIYFSGDSEPDSHPAAYADITFAKDALQDILREKNIPFVAVDTFKEIETYLIEKGVLS